In the Equus caballus isolate H_3958 breed thoroughbred chromosome 14, TB-T2T, whole genome shotgun sequence genome, GGTGTGAAGCCCACCCCATTTCTCGGCCTCAGCTTCTGCATCCATACAATGAGGGCTAGAATAGGGCCTCATCCCCTTCCAGCTCTGTATTCTAGGTCGGCCCCGTCCCATCGGGGAAGTAAAAAGGGACTCCCCTTCTGAGAAGGTCAGACCTGGGAAGAACTGGGGGGGTAGGGAGAAGCACTGCTGTGTCTCCAGCTCCCAGGGCAGGAAACCAGCCGTGACCAGTCAACATCACCTTCTCAGCAGACTTGGGAGGCAGCCCAGATACCAGTGGGGCTTCCTGGAAAACCACACTCTGGCTCATTCACCTCCTACCCCTCCATCTAGCAACCCCTTTTCTAAAGCCAATGCCCTAGGGGGAAACTGGCTTTCCTGGGAATACAGCCTCACCAATGGCCACTCTCACCCACCACCCCCACATCCACCTTCTCGCCCAAGACATTGTAGTCTACATGGCCTGAATTGGGCAGTGCTCTCTCACGCCCCTGGGCTTTTGCctgaaacacaattttatttactCAAATGATATGGAAGgagccctactatgtgccaagcactgcttTGGGTACTAGGGATGAGCAAGACAGACACAGACCTGACCTTCGCTGGACTGGCTCACCAGAGGATGACGCACAATATACtccaaaataaacaggaaaacagtaCAATGTGAGCTCTTTGTACGtacaagacaaaaagtaaaataggaCGACAGCACAGAGAGTGACTGCtggcagtgggaggaggaggctgcTAGCGTGACTGGGTCTGAAGAGTGAATATTCGAGCTGAGGCTTCAGTAAGGAAAAGAGGGCCAACACCTGGGGAAGAGGAGTTTGGGCAGAGGGGCCAGTGAGCACAAGATCCTGAGATGGGGACAGGTTCTGCACGTCTGAGGAATAAGACAAGGCAGCGTGGTGGAGCGCAGCCATGGGGAGAATAGTAGATGCCAGTCACAAGAGGGCAGGGCCCTATGGGCACTGGGGTACTGATCTTGGCGAGATCAAGGGTAGGGAGGTGACCCCCAGGAGATCACTGTGTGAGGAGTAAGGACTGCAAATGGGCAAGAGTGGCCTCCCTCTATTGTCACCTGGTtaactccttctcatccttcagattCCACCCCAGTGGGCACTTCGTCTGGGAAACCATCCCCACCTCCCCGCCGACCAGATCCCCTCGTTAGTCTCATAGCATCCGCTTCCCCGCATCAGACCTAGCTCTGGGGTCATTTCATGTGTATCTCTGGTTATTTGATTAACGTCTGTCTTCCATACTAGATGGCGCTCCTTGGGGACAAGCACACATCTGCCTCTGCTCaccacctggcacacagtgggtgctcaatcaGTGTGAACATTGATAAACAAGAATAAATAAGCAGATCCCCAGGGTCTCAGGAATGGTTTCCCGcttccactgcctcctccctctgtgccTCCTACACTTACGTCTCCTCTTCCCATGGAACCCAGCATGCCTGCAAATAGCTGTGGGCACCTACACATACACCCACGCACACCCTACACTGCACATCAGAGGACAGGGCATGTGTGTTGCCCTTCGCTGCACCCCAGGGGTCCCCTTGATTCAGGTAGCACCACTGTGCAAAGAACTGCCTCACCCATGTCCCCGACACCCTGCCCCCACCACTTGCTCAAAGACACCCCCCACCTGCCCACTTGAGCTCAGTAGAGAGTGTGCACCCTGAAGTCAGGTTGGGGTCAAGCCCTGCCCCCAGTCGTGCAGCATCACCTACAGCGCACTGGCAGCAGGGGCCCCCATCCTCTCCCAAACAGGGGTGAAGCTCTCTTTGCAAAGACACAATGGCTGTATTTGGGAAAGATCAGCAGACATAGACTAAGGAGTATAACAGGGAAAACCCTGAAATGTCTGACCTCTGCTCTGGCCCGGGAAGTTGGGAAGCTTTGGCACATATTTGCAGAATCAACTAATTTTTCCTATAAAAGCTCAGTGCCCGTGATCCCTGGTACTATTAGATCCCACTTAACTAATCAGCATATTCTTGAAAAAATATGATAGAAGtaaaattttgttaataaaaaatcatattttacatGATCTACAAAAACTTGGTAGTTAAgaaatttcttttgtaaattaaaaatgtattatatttttggGAAGCAATTTGTGTTAAAAGCCTTAATGATTCTATTTCTGAGACGTGATCCAGTTTTTGAAGGGCTACCCCAAAATTGAGCAACGAGAATATTTGTCACACAGCATCACTTGTAAGAGCATATGgttgaaaacaacccaaatctcCAGCAGGGAGTAATTAGTTAAAGCAACTGTGGTACATTTGTAGAAGGGAACGCGCTGCATCCCAAACAAAAACAGCGATAGCACGTATTAAGTGCTTACTCTCTGCTAGGGACCATATTAAAAGCTTTACAtgcaccatctcatttaattctccctaTGCTGTAGGTACCATTATCATCCCCttctcacagatgagaaaatcagtACCTAAAAGAGTTAAGTCATTTGCCCACAAAGCTAGTAGTTAGGATTCATACCCAGGCCGTCTGACTCCAAATATCAAGCTCTTAGGCATTATACTACATGGCCTCAAATGATGCCATTAAAAGAGACACTGTAGAAGCAAGACCAGTCACATGGGACAATGTTAATGATatagaaacaggaaaagaaaaacaagcaggtCACTAAACAGGACACGCATGCTGATCCCatttgtgcacgtgtgtgcaaGCAAAGACAGAAGGGTTTGGGAAGATAACACTGTTAGCATCTTGGCATAGATCTCTGAGCAGGTGGaattgtgtgtgttttatgttttcttttgcttgtgttttctgatttttgtgtAACAAACTGTGCTGTttctatattaagaaaaaaataactttaaatgaaaaaaattaacataaatgcCAAAAATCACTCCCTTGCACTCATCTTCTGCacaaacccaaatgtccaactgTTGGCCTTGCTTTAAGTACAGATACAACTGTACGCATAGGACTCAGGACATGCCTGAAGCCAGCTCACGGGCTCTGCTGGCTCTCCACGGCTCTGCTTCCCCTCCCTGCAGCCAAGGCTCTCCAGCTGGGAAGAGACAGCACACATTCTTCCCACTCTGCCCCTCAGCAGCCTGCCCATCCCATCCCCCAGGATCCCCTCTGGGCATTTGTGCCCCCAGGGAGCTGCTGGCTGATGGCACAGAGCTGTGAGCTGGAAAAGCCTGGCAGCTTCTGCCCTGGCTCCAGCTCTGGCCTGGGAGCCAAGCCCAGAGACCCTCCGAGCCATCCCCTGTCACCAGGTCTACCAAGGAAGCACTTTACCAAGAAGTGAAGGGCAGACAGGCCAGAGCGAGGCCAAGTGGCCCAGGGACAGAAGCCCCAGTCCTGCAGCCACACATCCCAGGGCCCCTCCTGGCCTAGTCACCTGCTTCCAGgttatgtgatcttgggcaagttatttcttctctgagcctgtttccatGCCTGTTGAATAAAGAAGTTAAAATACCAACTTGGAAGGAGATGTGTAAGAatcaacatatataaaatatagatatatatcatcCTGATGCCAATAAGTAATATTTCCTGGGTACTGAGTTTGGGCCAAGCCCTCTGTTAAACACTTGATGTGCAGGATCTTACGTAGTTCTCACAGCCACCCTATGACAGGCACTGCGACTACTCCACTTTACAGATGCTGAAACGAAGCATGAAGTCACTTGCACTGGTGAGTAGTGGGGCAGGAACCTCTGTCACCATGCCTGGGCCCATACCACTACACCACGAGCCTGGCACAACGTCTGGAACATGGCCTTCATCCAGATGCTTATCGCTGTCACATCTCCCTACTGGGCCCCTGCCCAGCTCTGGAGAATGGTGTGGCAGTGAGGAACCCCCACCTGGTTCTCCCCACCCCCTAGACAGCTCCAACAGCCGCCAAGCCACATACTCACTTTAGGAAGACTTCCTCTCAGAGTGACCAAACCTCCCCCTACACCCACTCTTTGAGCCAGCTCCAGTGACCACAGGCCATGGCTTTGCTGCTGTACAACCTATGGTAACCTCCCTCCGGACCTGGCCTTGTGCTCTGGCCACCAGGGCTGCTGGCCCAACAGGGTCTGCTCACACTCTAGGAGTCAGGCCTGCTGGCACTGACACCTGGCACCTGCCCCAAAACTCTTTCAGGTCTTCTCAGAGGATCTGGGCCACGGGCCTGGGTCTCCCAGCGCCTCAGAACAGCAGGCCTGTCTGGCCAGAGGGAATCACGCGAATGAGAAAAGCAATGCTGCCTCCGTATTGTCCGGTGGAGCAGGGGGCATTGGATGTGTGCGCGTGCTGGAGTCTGGGTGTGCAAGTGCGTGAAGGAGACCGTGTGAGGGAGCGAGATGGTAGCGgatgtgtgagtgtgcgtgtgcgCGCGTGACTCCGAGTGTGCGCTGCTGCAATCGGTCCCGGGgcaggcggcgggcgggcggggacggtctCCTCCTCCCACCGCGTTGAGAAATCTTAGTGAGTCACCGAGTGGTTCTGCATATTAATGAGCTCGCTGCCGCGAGGGCAGGAGCGGATTTAAAAGAGGCCTGGGCAGGCGGAGGGAGGCTGTGCAGAGAGCGCGGAGCCGAACGCAGAGCGCAGCGCACAGCGACAGCCCCGAGGCACCCACCGACGGGGGCAGCGGGAGCCAGTCGAGCCGGGAGGCGCGCTACGGGCAGAGAGAGGCGACCCGGCGGCGTCTCCGGCCGCTGCACGGACGGGCGGGGCGCCCTCCCCGAGTCCCTGCTCTCGCGCCGGGCCCCTCCGGCCAGCATGAGGCTCCTGACGGCCgcgctgctcctgctgctcctggcGCTGTGCGCCGCGCGCGTGGACGGTGAGTGCCCCGGGAGGTCCCTTGTCGCCGTCCTGTCCCGTCCTGGAGAACCCAAGCGCCAACTGCTAGGCTTCCTGGGCCCTCGGGGGTTCTGGGTGGGCACCGAGGGCGGTCGAGGGGCAGGAGACCCCGCGCGCAACTGAGAGGCCCCCCGCGGGCTCTCTTGCAGGGTCCAAATGCAAGTGTTCCCGGAAGGGGCCCAAGATCCGCTACAGCGACGTGAAGAAGCTGGAAATGAAGCCAAAGTACCCGCACTGCGAGGAGAAGATGGTTATGTGAGTTCTTGCTCCTCGCTGCGAGCGTGTGCGCGCTGCTTTTAACCCGGTGCTGGGGCACAGCAGGGGGCTGGGTCGGGCTAATGAACATTTCTCGCTGCCTTAGGCAAGGCCCTGGCGAAGCCTTTTGTAATTGCCCACAGAGTCCTTAGGACGCTGGCGCGACAGTCTGGAAGAGAGTTTGGAAAGAGAGAGGGTGACTGTCCCGCGCTCCGGAAACAGCCTCTCGGAGGAGTTCCCCCTCGCTGGGTTTCAAATGGGTAGCCTTGGTGTTTGCACTGCCCACCTTTCTAGGGCAATCAGGGTTAAGTGGCTCCCATGAGCCGATTTAGAACACCCAGATTGAAATCACTCCCACCACACCCAGAACTCCTGAACTCTCGCCCAAACTGGGAGGCAGGCTGCCTTCCTGTTACGggagagaggatggagcaaaCATCGTCTCAAGTCCTCAACCCCGCTGTTCAGATCCTTTTTCCATTCAGGGCACTATGGGCAGCCAGTTTTTGGCTTCTAGTGATTTCATTTTGAGAATGAACCTGGCTCTTCCGTCACCAGCTGGACGCCTGCGGGGCCCTGAGCCTGAGCAGCGCTGTGGAAAGTGCTCTGCTGGGGTTAACTGCCACGCGGCTGGAGCCCGGCTTGGTGGGGATGcagggaatatttttaaaactggggCAGAGTGAGAGAACACTGAGTTTCCTTGGTCCTCTGTCTCCCAATTAACCACTTGAGGCCAGCACCACTGTTTCCCCATCAATAGGCTCTTGGCCAGGAAGGGAGCCCTTGGCAAAGCAGCTACCAAATTTCTGCCACAGACCATtgcccctcttcccctcctcccaaaaCAGGACACACTTTATTCACAGTCTGGGCAAGCGCCTTCAGCCTGCTGGACCTGCTGGCCCAAAAGCCTCCACGTAGTCCGTGGGGGCAGCCCCCAACCCCCACTGCCACCTGGGGGCTGCACAGTCGGCTGAAGTTAGGGGAATTCGCAAAGCCAGCCGGCCTGAGCTGAACCCCACTGCCTCCCTTCCTGGGCACCTAAATTAacctcccatccctgccccttTGCCTTGCAGACCAAGTCCAGAAAAACTGCCAGAAAATCTTTTTTGATGGGGGCCAGGGGTCACACGAGCTGGGAGAGGAGCTACAAGCCCCTCCTGGCTCCCAGCTTGGGGGCCAAAAATGACCAGGACTTGCAAGTCAAGTCTGCACTCCTCTAAGTGCTGAAAAATGCTGCACACACAGGCTGGTTGCTGAGACCCTGCAGGAGAGAAGTAGCATATGCAGTGCAGGGACATCTCCGAAGGACAGAATCCTCAGTAAACAGGCTTgctctttttcttggctaaaCTTTTCAGAATAGAGAGGAAACTGACAGCCAGGCAATTATGCGAGAAGGCTTTATGCTGCCTTGTGAGAACTTGCAGGGGCCTCATGAGATCTGCACACCCTCTCGAAAACCTCCACCCCACACCCAGAGCCCCCATCCCGTCCCTGAAGGGCTATGggtcctctcccctctccagttCCTGAGACTCTCTAgagcagaggaggggccagcACTTTTTTCCAAAGCAGGTTTTCAGCCACAAAGGCTAAACAAAAGCAAGTTTTCTAGCTCGCTCAGAATCACCCCAAAATCTCTGatgaggctgggggaggcagtCTGCTTTGCAGGTGGGTGTCCTTGCAACTAGAGGGCCTGGGAGAGTCCAGATTCTAAAAAGGGCAATTTGTGTCGTATGTCTGCCGAGCTCTTGCCAAAACCTTCAGCACCCAGAACTGCTGAGGAGAGGGATGCGGGACCCAGAATTTCTGAGTAACTGCTGGGGACAGAAATCCTCATGTCTTCACCTCACAACCAGTTTCCACAGTCCCAGTGTTTGGCCGGAGCGTTTGAGCACTGTGGTGGGAGGGCTGAGCGTCCTTCTCCTGCCGCCCCGACCTCAGCCTGCACACTGACTTAACTGGGAAGGGGATTTTTATCAGCCTTTGCATGTCCTTTCATTCCAAGTGCAAAAGCAGCATTTCTGTAGGCAGAAAGAGCAATGCACGGGCTAACTTCCTGCACAGTGACTAGGTGCTCTGGGGGAGGGGAACAACTACACAGCCCTCTGGAGCCTGCCACCTGCTCAAGACCTAGAGGGAGGGACAGGACACAGGGAGCACCAGGTCTCACAGACAGGGCCAGCAACATCAGGGCCCAGCACTTGGCATTAGCAGAAGACCGGTGCCTGCCCCGGGAAGCTTAGGCCATGCTGGGGGCCCTGGAAATTCAGAGCACAAGGAAGGGACGAGAACAGGTTGCCCTGAAACATTCTGCCCCCACTCTGGTGGCAAGATTCGATTTTCTCTCCCCGTCAATTGGGAGACTCAGAGTTCATGGAGACCCTGTTCCCTTCTGGAACTTGGCCCATGCACCCTGACACTTTACCTTTAGGAGCCTGCAGGAGCTAGCtgacccctctctctccctccctgctcttccctctccaaCTTCCAACCTCCCCTCTTTGCCCTCCCCCATTCCCCAGCAGCCTAGTCCTCCTCCATACCGTGTTCTTGCTGCGACCTCTCAGGAAGTGACATCCACACCTCTTGCCTTCACCTTCCTTGTCCACTAGGTGGTCCTTCATTCTTGAACATCATCCTTCCTCCCCTACCCAGAAGCTTCCTCCTCAGTCTTGCCACCCTGGCCCACCCCTGGTGGAGAGCGGCCTAGCAGTTCCGGGCAGCAGTCTTGCCTCTCCGTCCTGGCTGGAGCTTGCACTAtggcttctcttcctccttggcCATCTCATCTTCCATGACAGCTATGAATAACAGTAACTCTTCACTGTGCATCTACTAGGCGCTAGGCACTTTGCATAGATTACATCCTCTAATCATCTCAGTAACTTTAAAAGGCAGATcctattattatacccattttacagataggcaAACTGATTCAGAGAGGTTACCCAAGATCCCACAGAcagacctgggattcaaacccaggccctACACTCTGTACGAAGCCACTGCTTCTCTACCCCATGGCAAGGCCTCCACTGAGTGTTGGAACACTGGCTGGGAGAAGCTAGAAGGGAGGTCTTATTTTCCTCCCCTTCATGCTCAGGAATCAAAATGGGCTTCGAGGCCAACAAGATTCAGCTTCAGGATCACAAATACCCAGCCCCAGGACCATGTGCAGAGGATCTGCGGGAACTGCGGCTTAAAGGGTCAGACAAAACCATAGCATGTGCCGAGCATGTCCAAGCCTGCCGTGGAGCTCCTCAGATCCAAGGAAAGAGGTCTTGGCATGCGCGCCTTGCTGGttgtgtctctctctgcctctcaagGCCAGGTTCAGAGGAGCTGGAAACATCCTCTGACCTTTGTTCTCCAAGGGAGGCATGAGCCCTGTAGACAACACCCtgcgtgggggtggggatgggggtggggaactATCCAAGACTCCAAGGGCCCCGGGGGGAGAAGTGAGAGCCGATCACTCCGTACGGGGTTAGACCCTAACATGGAACCAGAGATTTAAGGGAACCTTCCGAAGAGCCAGCCGGGGAGTGAGCACATGGGTAGGCTCCCTTGAAAAGAGGGAAGAGGCCACAGTCTTTCAGTGCCCTGACTGGGAAACACCCAGGGCCACCCACGGGCCACACTGAGGGACTCTCATTCGGGGTCCTCAATCCTCCTCCCTATCCCGTTCCATTTTAGCATCACCACCAAGAGTGTGTCCCGGTACCGGGGTCAGGAGCACTGCCTGCACCCCAAGCTGCAGAGCACCAAGCGCTTCATCAAGTGGTACAACGCCTGGAACGAGAAGCGCAGGTATGCCCTGCCTCTTTTCACCTTCCTTCCCACCTTCCCACCAGATCCAGATCCTAGACCCCTTCTAGGCCATCTAGCCCTATCCAGTGGGTGAACATCCCCCACAGTAGCCACAGTAAGCAAATCCCCAGACACTGCTTACATACCCCTAGGGATGAGGAACTCACCACTTAACAAAGCAGGCTATTGCTCTGTTGGACAGTTGTAAGCATCAACAATTTACTCTTTTATGAACTAAAGTCTGTCTCATTCTAACTTCTATGTTATAGTCTTAATTCCTCTTCTTATTTAAGTAACAAGTTCTTTGACCCTCAGTTTCCCTCTGTCAAATGGCTGGGCAAGCACCTGGCATGGCTCTCTCTGTGATTCTTGTGGGGCAAAAGATGACCACTTAAGTAACTGGATTTATTAATATAAAACTGTGGCTACGACCACAAGGTGAACAACATACTCTCCCCTCAGGGTGCCCATGCCCCCTGCTGCCCAGACACCTGATAAACTCCTTCTCATGCAGGTGCAGGGAGGGACCGTGGGTTCAACCCTTAAAAGTCGGAGCCACTCTTAACCACAGGGAGCAGCAGTGGGCAGATAACCAGACCCT is a window encoding:
- the CXCL14 gene encoding C-X-C motif chemokine ligand 14 precursor, with amino-acid sequence MRLLTAALLLLLLALCAARVDGSKCKCSRKGPKIRYSDVKKLEMKPKYPHCEEKMVIITTKSVSRYRGQEHCLHPKLQSTKRFIKWYNAWNEKRRVYEE